CCGCTGCGGGAAATACCGCAGGTGGCTTCGTCCACGCGAATGATAAACAGGTGCCAGGCGTGGCGATGCTGCCATTCCGGTACAGAAAGCGGCAGGAATGGCGTGTCGGCCAGCTCTTTGAGATAGCGTTCGGCGATTTCCTGACGGCGGACGTTGATTTGCTCCAGTTTGCCCAGCTGCACCAGCGCGATAGCCGCGTTAATGTCCGCCAGGTTGTATTTGAACCCGGGAGAGATAACTTCGGCCTGCGGCGCACGACCGTGGGTCTGACGGTCAAAGGCATCGACGCCCAGCCCGTGGAACTTCAGGCTACGAATGCGGTTAGCAAACTGGTCGTCATCGGTCACGATCAGGCCGCCTTCGGCGCAGGTCATGTTCTTGATGGCGTGGAAAGAGAAGATAGCCGTTCCCTGAGAGCCTACATGCTTACCTTTGTATTCCGTGCCGGCCGCGTGGGCCGCATCTTCAATCACCGGAATTCCGTGGCGTTCGCCAATCGCGCGAATCGCGTCGATATCGGCAGGCGCGCCCGCGTAATGCACAGGGATAATGGCTTTGGTACGGGGAGTAATGGCTGCTTCAATGGCTTCCGGGGTGACCATCAGCGTATCGCGATCGACATCAATCATCACCGGCTCTGCGCCCAGCAGCACGATCATGTTCAGCGTGGAAACCCAGGTTA
This region of Cedecea lapagei genomic DNA includes:
- the arnB gene encoding UDP-4-amino-4-deoxy-L-arabinose aminotransferase, with translation MSDFLPFSRPALGAEEIAAVTEVMQSGWITTGPKNQALEKAFCDLTGNKHAIAVSSATGGMHVTLMALGLQAGDEVITPSLTWVSTLNMIVLLGAEPVMIDVDRDTLMVTPEAIEAAITPRTKAIIPVHYAGAPADIDAIRAIGERHGIPVIEDAAHAAGTEYKGKHVGSQGTAIFSFHAIKNMTCAEGGLIVTDDDQFANRIRSLKFHGLGVDAFDRQTHGRAPQAEVISPGFKYNLADINAAIALVQLGKLEQINVRRQEIAERYLKELADTPFLPLSVPEWQHRHAWHLFIIRVDEATCGISRSGLMEALKERGIGTGLHFRAAHTQKYYRERYPQLQLPNSDWNSERICSIPLFPTMTDDDASRVITALREIAGL